A region from the Lolium perenne isolate Kyuss_39 chromosome 4, Kyuss_2.0, whole genome shotgun sequence genome encodes:
- the LOC127297362 gene encoding protein-ribulosamine 3-kinase, chloroplastic isoform X1, translating to MANVALLSAASPSTSSAASLLPRRHPSRRSACFPRAASKLSVVAAMGDDPIKEWILTEGKATKITGTRSIGGGCINAAQRYETDAGSFFVKTNRRIGPAMFEGEALGLKAMYDTKSIRVPLPYKVGSLPTGGSFIIMEFIQFGRSRGDQVTLSRNPFHTKKKSALGRKLAEMHKAAKSDKGYGFHVENTIGSTPQINTWTADWIEFYSKHRLGYQLELISQRFGDSAIYEKGQRLIKNMHPLFDGAVIEPCLLHGDLWSGNISSDTDGDPVILDPACYYGHNEAEFGMSWCAGFGGEFYNSYFEVMPKQPGFEKRRDLYLLYHYLNHYNLFGSGYRSSAMSIIDDYLRMLKA from the exons ATGGCAAACGTGGCGCTCCTCTCCGCCGCCTCGCCCTCCACCTCATCCGCCGCCTCGCTCCTCCCTCGCCGCCATCCATCTCGCCGCTCCGCCTGCTTCCCAAGAGCAGCCTCCAAGCTGTCCGTCG TGGCCGCAATGGGCGACGACCCGATCAAGGAATGGATCCTCACCGAGGGGAAGGCCACGAAGATTACAGGGACAAGATCCATCGGGGGTGGCTGCATTAACGCTGCCCAACGCTACGAGACCGATGCTGGCTCCTTTTTCGTGAAGACCAACAG GCGCATCGGTCCTGCTATGTTTGAGGGGGAGGCTCTAGGCCTGAAGGCAATGTATGACACCAAGTCAATCCGTGTTCCTTTGCCATACAAG GTTGGGTCGTTACCAACTGGCGGATCTTTTATCATCATGGAGTTTATTCAATTTGGTCGTTCTAGGGGAGACCAGGTAACCTTGTCCAGAAACCCCTTTCATACAAAGAAAAAG TCAGCTCTGGGAAGGAAGCTCGCTGAAATGCATAAAGCTGCAAAATCTGATAAGGGCTATGGTTTCCATGTTGAAAATACAATTGGAAG CACTCCCCAAATTAACACTTGGACTGCTGACTGGATTGAGTTTTACTCGAAGCATAGGCTGGGATACCAATTAGAGTTGATATCACAGAGGTTTGGAGATTCAGCCATATATGAAAAAG GTCAGCGATTGATCAAGAATATGCATCCACTTTTTGATGGTGCTGTTATTGAGCCATGCCTTCTTCACGGAGATTTATGGAGTGGAAACATAAGCTCTGATACTGATGGAGATCCTGTGATATTGGATCCAGCATGCTACT ATGGACACAATGAAGCAGAGTTTGGGATGTCGTGGTGTGCTGGATTTGGAGGGGAATTCTATAACTCTTATTTTGAG GTGATGCCAAAACAGCCAGGCTTTGAGAAGAGGAGGGACCTGTATCTCCTCTACCACTACCTGAATCACTACAACCTTTTCGGCTCTGGGTACCGCTCATCAGCTATGTCTATCATCGACGACTACTTGCGGATGCTGAAGGCATAG
- the LOC127297362 gene encoding protein-ribulosamine 3-kinase, chloroplastic isoform X2 — MANVALLSAASPSTSSAASLLPRRHPSRRSACFPRAASKLSVVAAMGDDPIKEWILTEGKATKITGTRSIGGGCINAAQRYETDAGSFFVKTNRRIGPAMFEGEALGLKAMYDTKSIRVPLPYKVGSLPTGGSFIIMEFIQFGRSRGDQSALGRKLAEMHKAAKSDKGYGFHVENTIGSTPQINTWTADWIEFYSKHRLGYQLELISQRFGDSAIYEKGQRLIKNMHPLFDGAVIEPCLLHGDLWSGNISSDTDGDPVILDPACYYGHNEAEFGMSWCAGFGGEFYNSYFEVMPKQPGFEKRRDLYLLYHYLNHYNLFGSGYRSSAMSIIDDYLRMLKA; from the exons ATGGCAAACGTGGCGCTCCTCTCCGCCGCCTCGCCCTCCACCTCATCCGCCGCCTCGCTCCTCCCTCGCCGCCATCCATCTCGCCGCTCCGCCTGCTTCCCAAGAGCAGCCTCCAAGCTGTCCGTCG TGGCCGCAATGGGCGACGACCCGATCAAGGAATGGATCCTCACCGAGGGGAAGGCCACGAAGATTACAGGGACAAGATCCATCGGGGGTGGCTGCATTAACGCTGCCCAACGCTACGAGACCGATGCTGGCTCCTTTTTCGTGAAGACCAACAG GCGCATCGGTCCTGCTATGTTTGAGGGGGAGGCTCTAGGCCTGAAGGCAATGTATGACACCAAGTCAATCCGTGTTCCTTTGCCATACAAG GTTGGGTCGTTACCAACTGGCGGATCTTTTATCATCATGGAGTTTATTCAATTTGGTCGTTCTAGGGGAGACCAG TCAGCTCTGGGAAGGAAGCTCGCTGAAATGCATAAAGCTGCAAAATCTGATAAGGGCTATGGTTTCCATGTTGAAAATACAATTGGAAG CACTCCCCAAATTAACACTTGGACTGCTGACTGGATTGAGTTTTACTCGAAGCATAGGCTGGGATACCAATTAGAGTTGATATCACAGAGGTTTGGAGATTCAGCCATATATGAAAAAG GTCAGCGATTGATCAAGAATATGCATCCACTTTTTGATGGTGCTGTTATTGAGCCATGCCTTCTTCACGGAGATTTATGGAGTGGAAACATAAGCTCTGATACTGATGGAGATCCTGTGATATTGGATCCAGCATGCTACT ATGGACACAATGAAGCAGAGTTTGGGATGTCGTGGTGTGCTGGATTTGGAGGGGAATTCTATAACTCTTATTTTGAG GTGATGCCAAAACAGCCAGGCTTTGAGAAGAGGAGGGACCTGTATCTCCTCTACCACTACCTGAATCACTACAACCTTTTCGGCTCTGGGTACCGCTCATCAGCTATGTCTATCATCGACGACTACTTGCGGATGCTGAAGGCATAG
- the LOC127297361 gene encoding probable methyltransferase TCM_000168, which produces MEPMNQGEGDTSYARNSSIQNAEQNRMKPMIEAAIIDLCSSTSTSFPRNMVIADLGCSSGPNALVLVSTAIEAIQSYCVQFQRQQPEVCIFLNDLPNNDFNMVVKSLAMLRKSNEPIVVASVTPGSFYERLFSTGSLHLVCSSSSLHWLSKAPEVLTRNHIPAYNIDEHARREMLPMIHEAYAQQFKNDFTHFLKLRAKEFLPGGRMVISITGRHSDGIDSKLFHIWEPIGHILSVMALEGVINKAKYDSFYIPMYGPSNEELRGIIQEEGSFSIKEMVVRDLTSDADFALFTPYRYMSQMRAVFEPVIVKHFGEVMEEFMRTAERRWSLDGILRDQLDRLVWLSVSLTKA; this is translated from the exons ATGGAGCCCATGAACCAAGGAGAAGGGGACACGAGCTATGCCCGCAACTCTAGTATTCAG AATGCTGAGCAGAACAGGATGAAACCCATGATAGAAGCGGCCATTATTGACTTATGCAGCAGTACCAGCACCTCGTTTCCCAGAAATATGGTAATCGCAGACTTGGGTTGCTCCTCTGGCCCAAACGCGCTAGTGTTGGTATCGACTGCCATCGAGGCCATCCAAAGTTATTGCGTTCAATTCCAAAGGCAACAACCTGAAGTGTGTATTTTCCTCAATGACCTTCCTAACAACGACTTCAACATGGTGGTAAAGAGTTTGGCCATGCTCCGGAAAAGTAATGAGCCTATTGTGGTGGCTAGTGTCACGCCAGGGTCATTTTACGAGAGACTCTTCTCTACTGGCTCATTGCATCTTGTTTGCTCGTCCAGCAGCCTGCATTGGCTCTCAAAG GCTCCAGAAGTACTAACGAGGAACCATATCCCAGCGTACAACATTGACGAGCATGCCAGGCGTGAAATGCTTCCTATGATCCATGAGGCTTATGCACAACAATTTAAGAATGATTTCACACATTTCCTAAAGCTAAGAGCAAAAGAATTCCTCCCAGGAGGCCGGATGGTTATTTCTATTACTGGAAGGCATTCTGATGGAATTGACTCCAAACTATTTCACATATGGGAACCCATAGGTCATATTCTAAGTGTTATGGCCCTAGAG GGTGTGATCAACAAAGCTAAGTATGATTCCTTCTACATTCCGATGTATGGACCTTCTAATGAAGAGCTTAGGGGGATCATCCAAGAAGAGGGCTCCTTTTCGATCAAGGAGATGGTAGTGCGCGACTTAACAAGTGATGCGGATTTTGCGCTCTTCACTCCATATAGGTACATGTCCCAGATGCGAGCGGTGTTTGAGCCAGTGATTGTGAAACATTTTGGAGAAGTGATGGAAGAATTCATGAGGACCGCAGAGAGGCGATGGAGCCTCGATGGAATCTTGAGAGATCAACTTGATAGGCTAGTATGGCTATCTGTATcgctcaccaaggcatga